The region GGCTCAGTTTCAATCTGCTGCCGGTGGTACGGCTACCGATATTCTGCGTAATCTGCCCGGCCTGAGCATTAATGCCGAAGGGGATGTGAGTCTGCGGGGTGCCAATGGCTTTCTGGTGCTGCTAAATGGAAAACCTGTTCAGGCTAATTTGGGAACGCTCCTCAATCAGATGCCAGCGAACAGCATCGAGTCGATCGAAGTAATCACGACCCCCAACGCCCGCTACGACCCCGATGGGAAAGCGGGCATTATTGCCATTGTGACCAAGAAAGGTGTCGATACCGGCTGGTCGGCGCAGGTAAACGGCCTGATTGGTCTGCCCAGCACAAACGCGTTCGGGAACGCCTACAACCCCGTTCGGTATAGTCCAGATGTGACGCTCAACTACCGTTCGGCGCGGTGGGATGTAACACTAAGTTCGGCTTACATCCGCAACGACATTGCCGGACGGCGCGAAGGCGATGTGAACACTACCATCGGTAATCGCCTGACCCGCTTTCCTTCCATAGGGGAGCGGAGTTTTGACCGCTATACCTTTACCAACCGCATCGCTGTTGCTTTTGTACCCAATAAAAACACAACCTGGACGCTGGGACTTTACCAGAGCCAGCGTACCGAAGACCGGCTGGCCGATATTGCCTACACCAACAGTACAACCAATCTACTGACGGGCCAAACCTACAACCAGCGCGCTTATTTCAACAGCAATCTAGTGCGCAAGGGTGGCCGGTTCTATACTGCCAACCTCGATTATGCCCACACCTTTGCCAATAAGGCTACGCTGAGCGCGGGTGCCCTGTATGAGTATGACCTGATCGACGGCTTTACCAGTAACCGCAACGTCAATCGGAATAATTACCGCGATACGCTCCAGTATTCGTACTCGACCACCAACCGGCCTATTCAAAATTTCCGGGCCAACGTCGATGGTAGCCTGCCTTTTTTAGGCGGAAAGCTGGAAGGCGGTTATCAATACCGCTACCAGGAAGATACGGGCGATTACCGGTATCGGCAGCAGGATGGAAATGGGTCGCCGTTGCTGGTCGTTCCGGCCTTTACCGGCCGTACCGCCATTAGCAGCCGTATCCATAGCTGGTACACGCAATATGGCGCGGTGGCCAAAAAGCTGGAATATACGCTGGGCCTGCGCTATGAATACGCCGTACGGGAGGTGCTGTCGCTGCCTGCCAATCAGACCTATGTGCTGACGCTGAACAACCTGTTCCCGTCGTTCAACATGCTTTACAAACCCAAAGGCGGACTGGCCCTGCGCGCTGGATTCAGTCGGCGGGTGCAGCGCAACAGCAATTTTGCTCTCAATCCACTGCCCGAACGCGAACACTCCGAAACCCTCGAACAGGGTGATCCGAACCTGTTGCCCGAGTTTGTTAATCTGGCTGAATTGGGCGTGAGTAAAGATGTTGGTCGGAGTACGCTGCTGGCGACGGTCTATTATCAGGGCGTACAGAACACCATCAACCGGGTCAACCGGGTGTTTGCCGATACCATCCTGAGCCGGATATTTACAAACGCTGGTTTAACGCAACGGTTGGGCGTCGAGCTGGCCACCGATCTGAAACTCACCAAAAGCTGGAAGCTTTATGTGGGGGGAACGGTCTACCGATTCACACAGCAGGGGCAGCTTTTCCAGAATGAAGTTATTTTCGACCGGGCAGCCTGGGTGTATTCGGTCAATGCCAACTCGACGGTGCAAATTAGTCCAACGCTTATCTGGCAGGCCAACGTCAACTACCTCTCCCGGCGTATCACTGCCCAGGGCGAAGATTCCCGGTTTCTGATACCTAATATGTCGGTGAAAAAGAGTTTGATGGGCAGTCGCCTGACCATTATGGCGCAATGGCAGAACATCGGTCTGGGATTCCTGCCCACCAACGAGCAGCGGATCACCACCTACGGGAAGGACTTCTACACGACGACGAACTACATTCAGGAGAAGGATATTTTCCTGATCAACCTAAGCTATTCATTCCGGCAACTCAGTAAACGGGCAAAACTGCCGGGAAATGATTTCGGCGAAAAAGAATTTTGACAACCGGAGTCATCCCGAATGCTAACTATATGTGAATCCCGGTTTATGTGAAGTCTAGTTTAAGAGCCAAACTTCACATAAACCGGGATTCTTGGTTTCTCGGAGTGGTGTCGGGTTTGAGAACCCGACACCACTCCGAGAAGTCTGCTTTCTAAAGGCACGACGTTTACTGCCGTCTGGCCTGATACGCACGCAGGATATGTTCCCGGATCACTTCCGTCCGGCCAATCCGTTCGCTCGTTAACCGACTTTGATCAATGTAACTTTTCAGGCGCCCAACCGTAATGTGTAACTCCTGGGCCGCTTCCCGAATCGTATAAAATAATGTCCCTTCGATTGATTTAGGCATACCTCAACGAAATTGATTATTCCACCCTGTCGGTATAGACAGGTAGTCTACGAAGATTTTGTTGAAGAAGATTGTTCTTTCCTAACCAACAAAGCCTATCCGATCAGGTTTATCTTATAAACAAAGTCTATTCGAGAAAGGGTTCATATGGCAGTTATTGGGGAGTTAATCAAAAAAGCAATTGATGTTTATGGGTTTGTTACGTCGGAGCCTGACCCGGCAAAAGCCCAGCGGGAGGTACTGCAAAACCTGCTGACAAAAGCACGGCTAACGGCCTTTGGTAAGAAACACAACTTCACCGAACTGCTCCGTAGCGACGACATAGTTGCCGCTTTTCAGCAGGAGGTTCCCGTCCATGATTATGATAAACTGCATACCGATTGGTGGCATTACCTGCTCGAAGGACACCAGAATGTGACCTGGCCCGGCGGACAGCGTTATTTTGCGCTCAACAGTGGAACCACCAGCACCAGCAAGGCCATTCCGGTAACGGACGACATGATCGACGCGATCCGTAAATCGGGTATTCAGCAGGTCATGAGCCTGAAAAACTTCGACCTCCCGTCCGATTTTTTCCAGAAGCAGATCCTGATGCTGGGCAGCAGCATCAACCTGATCGAAAAAGACGACCACGAGGAGGGAGAAATCAGCGGCATCAGCGCGGCTAATATCCCGGCCTGGTTCCGGGGGTATTACAAACCGGGGATCGA is a window of Spirosoma linguale DSM 74 DNA encoding:
- a CDS encoding TonB-dependent receptor plug (PFAM: TonB-dependent receptor plug~KEGG: ccs:CCNA_01200 TonB-dependent receptor) gives rise to the protein MPEIYIMRKTLLLLSITLLGLVSVNAQTLVSGRILDKVTSQPVPFVSVALYRQPDSVAIGGAITDSSGQFRIVEAKAGVYTLRTFFVGYKPVSMPLTVVRNQPLELGALLLEGDSRLLNEVRVAGQRTDVVMQADRQTYRAAQFQSAAGGTATDILRNLPGLSINAEGDVSLRGANGFLVLLNGKPVQANLGTLLNQMPANSIESIEVITTPNARYDPDGKAGIIAIVTKKGVDTGWSAQVNGLIGLPSTNAFGNAYNPVRYSPDVTLNYRSARWDVTLSSAYIRNDIAGRREGDVNTTIGNRLTRFPSIGERSFDRYTFTNRIAVAFVPNKNTTWTLGLYQSQRTEDRLADIAYTNSTTNLLTGQTYNQRAYFNSNLVRKGGRFYTANLDYAHTFANKATLSAGALYEYDLIDGFTSNRNVNRNNYRDTLQYSYSTTNRPIQNFRANVDGSLPFLGGKLEGGYQYRYQEDTGDYRYRQQDGNGSPLLVVPAFTGRTAISSRIHSWYTQYGAVAKKLEYTLGLRYEYAVREVLSLPANQTYVLTLNNLFPSFNMLYKPKGGLALRAGFSRRVQRNSNFALNPLPEREHSETLEQGDPNLLPEFVNLAELGVSKDVGRSTLLATVYYQGVQNTINRVNRVFADTILSRIFTNAGLTQRLGVELATDLKLTKSWKLYVGGTVYRFTQQGQLFQNEVIFDRAAWVYSVNANSTVQISPTLIWQANVNYLSRRITAQGEDSRFLIPNMSVKKSLMGSRLTIMAQWQNIGLGFLPTNEQRITTYGKDFYTTTNYIQEKDIFLINLSYSFRQLSKRAKLPGNDFGEKEF